A region of the Oncorhynchus gorbuscha isolate QuinsamMale2020 ecotype Even-year linkage group LG02, OgorEven_v1.0, whole genome shotgun sequence genome:
TTCACAGTCATGGGAGTGGTCAGTGGCCCACTTCTTGGGGCTTTCATCCTGGGGATGTTTGTTCCCGCTAGTAACAGGCCGGTGAGTTGGACAAGATGCTGTTTGCACAATGGGAACAtttgggaagagagagaagatcaGCTGCTCATGTAATAAGAGTTACAGGGGTGTCCATCCATGATTCTATTTTTATTCTTAGGAGGGTGCCATGATTTGATATGGGGGTATTGCCCCGTACCCCTTTTCACCTTTGTAATTCTAACCCTCCATAGGAAGATTATTTGTACAGCTAATACCACAGTTTTGTTTTAGCTCATTCCAGAGAATTCCATAATGACTGATTGCCTTCAGAGATTATATTACTTTTGTCTTTAGGGCGTGTTTAGTGGCGTGGCGGTGGGCTTCTCCATCTCCTTGTGGCTGGTCATTGGATCAACCCTCCATCCTCCCAGTCTGCAGACCATGGGAGTCCTGCCCACCTATACAGATCAGTGTCCAAGTAACAGCACAGTCAACAGCAGCCTGGGCATGGACACACCCTCCGCCTCCACGCCGCTTCCCCTATATCAACATGGGTGAGGAAGACATATGGAGAGACATACTAACAAATTGAGTGTAGTACCACCAGTAGAAGTAGCAAAAGTGTGTTATTATCATCAATCATATATCTCATTAAAGTGTTCATAACTCAATAACTTGTCTCTTATCTTGAATGTTGGATAGTTTACGGCCCAGATGTTCCTGGTCTGGTCATATGGTTAGGAAAGGCTCTTGGCCTTATGAGGTAAGCTGACTAAGGAAATATTTCTCCACAGACGGACGAGTCTGCAGAACTTTTATTCCATGTCCTACCTCTACTTTGGTGCtgtggggacaatttcagtggtGCTGGTTGGGGTAGCAGTGAGCTATGCAACAGGTAATAAAAGTATGATTTATTTATCATTTCCTCAATGTTTTTATCATTTAATACCATGTCTTGACCATTCAGCTCAGacagacatacagtgcattcggaaagtattcagaccccttgactttttccaagtTTTGTTACCTCAATCAacctacacaataccccataatgacaaagcaaaaatagtatttttttgtttgttttgtttttgtgcatatttacataagtattcagaccctttactcagtactttgttgaagcaccttaggcagtgattacagccttgattcttcttgggtatgatgctacaagcttagcacacctgtatttgaggagtttgtCATATTCtgctctgcatatcctctcaagcactgtcaggttggatggagggcgtcgctgcacagctattttcaggtttcaggtttctccagagagtccgggttctggctgggccactcaaggacattcagagacttgtcccgaagcctctgctcctttgtcttggctgtgtgcttagggtctttgtcctgttggaaggtggaccttccagtctgaggtcctgagcgctctagagcaggttttcatcaaggatctctctttactttgctccgttcatctttccctcaatcctgactagtttcccagtccctgccgctgaaaaacatccccacagcatgatgctgtcaccacgcTTCACTATAGGGAAGGTGCCTGgtatcctccagacgtgacgcttggcattcaagccaaagagtaaAATCTTaatttcttcagaccagagaatcatgttggtggagtgctgcagatatggttgtccttctagaaggttctcccatctccacagtggaactctggagctctgtcagagtgaccatcaggttcttggtcaccaccctgaccaaggcccttctgccccgattgctcagtttggccaggcagccagctctaggaagtgtcttggtggttccaaacgtattccatttaagaatgatgaaggccattgtgttcttggggaccttctttgctgcagacattttttcctacccttccccatatctgtgcctcaacacaatcttgtctcggagctctatggacaattccttcgacctcatggcttggtttttgctctgacatgcactgtcaactatgggaccttatatagacaggagtgtgcctttccaaattatgtccaatcaattgaattaaccacatgtggactccaatcaagttgttgaaacatcaagGATGCTCAATGGAGACAgaatgcacctgagttcaatttagaatttcacagcaaagggtctgaatacttatgtaaataaggtatttttttattttttttttataaattagcaaaatatTCTacaaaactgttttcgctttgtcgttatagggtattgtgtgtagattgaagaaaaCATGTAATTTAAtccagaataaggctgtaacctaaaatgtgggaaaagggaaggggtctaaatacttcccgaatgcactgtatatacaacaTGGTCTCTCAACTGTGTGTAATTATATTTTATGTTTAAACAGGACCTACCAAGAGAAATACCATTGACCCTGGCTTGCTCTGGTGGGACTTACAACAGAAAACCCTGGACAGTCAGATGGACAATCCACAGATAGTGCCTCTACACCACTTGCACAATGAAGATGTTGGTGAAAAAGAGGCCCTGAGCGCTGCGCGGAAAACTACCTTAACTCAATGTTCCCCAATAAAGTATAGAGAGCtttgagagaagagaggtggacacacacacacagacagagtaccagtcaaaagtttggacacatactcatttaagggtttttctttattttactattttctacattgtataataatagtgaagacatcaaaactatgaaataacacacatggaatcatgtagtaaccaagtgttgaacaaatctaaatatatttttatattcttcaaagttgcctccctttgccttgacgacagctttgcacactctggaCATTCTcaaaaccagcttcacctggaatgctttttcaacagtcttgaaggagttcccacaaatgctgagcacttgttggctgctttttcttcactctacgatccaactcatcccaaacaatctcaattaggttgaggtcgggtgattgtggaggccaggtcatctgaagcagcactccatcactctccttcttggtcaaatagcccttacatagcctggaggtgtgttgggttattgttgtgttgaaaaacaaatgatagtcccactaagcacaaaccagatggaatggtttATCGCTGCAGAGTGcagtggtaaccatgctggttaagtgtgccttgaattctaaataatttacagacagtgtcaccagcaaagcaatgtcacatctccatgcttcacggtggaaactacacatgtggagattatccgttcacctactctgcgtctcacaaagacacggcagttggaaccaaaaatctctaatttggactcatcagaccaaaggaaagaTTTCCACTGGTGTAATGtccattgtttgtgttttttggcccaagcaagtcttgtCTTATTattagtgttctttagtagtggtttctttgcagcaattcaaccatgaaggcctgattcacgcaatctcctctgaacagttgatgtttagatgtgtctattacttgaactctatgaagcatttatttttgcTGCAAtctctgaggctggtaactctaatgaacttatcctctgcagcagagaactctgggtcttcctttcctgtggcggtcctcatgagagccagtttcatcatagcgcttcatggtttttatcacagcacttgaagaaacgttaaaagttcttgatattttctggattaactgaccttcatgtctaaagtaatgatggactgtcatttctctttgcttatttgagctgttcttgccataatatggacttggtcttttaccaaatagggcaatcttctgtataccacccctaccttgtcacaacacaactgattggctcaaactcattttccacaaattaacaaagcactacctcatgaagctgagtgagagaatgccaagagtgtgcaaagctgccatcaaggcaaagggtggctactttgaagaatctcaaatataaaatatattttggttttgtttaacactttcttttggatacatgattccatatgtgttatttcatagtttaagtcttcactattattctacaatgtagaaaatagtaaaaataaagaaaaacccttgaatgagtaggtatgtcaacttttgactggtactgtatatctctatatttacatttacatttaagtcatatcGAAAGGGACAGAAATTGTCATCCTCAGGCACAGCAGTTTGAGGTTCTTCAGCAACATGTACATCATGTACAATTATCTGAGGTAGCCAATATGTTAATATCATGGGTTTTGAGTATTTTGGATGAGACACATGGTCTTTCATTTTAAAATCAGATTTCATTGTGGTTATATAAGGGGATATAACAGACCTAGATAAATACTGATTTAGCTTGGAGTATGCACTTTTGGGACATAGTACCGGGAAAACAAATCAAGTGCAGCTCAACTATTTGAAAGCATTTTGACCTTGGTCTGTAATGAATTATACTATGTTACATAGTTGTAAGCAATATAACAATGTCTGACTAAACACTACAGTTTTACAGTAGCTGCCTATGTAACTACCATGCACGTACACAGTTATAGCAACACTTAAGTAGAATGGAAaggttttaatttaattttagtCAGTTGGCATTCAGTTGAATGGAATCAATCAATAGAATCAAATAAAGATGCAGATGTTTTTTGTCATTGATCAAAGGACCTTTCACAAAGGAGTCCATTATGGTTCTGTCCACATGCCTtatcagctacacacacacacctgcaattCCAACCGTGGCGATGATAAACATGAAACCCAATGAGAGCATCCCGAAACCAAAGTGTTGACGCATCATATCGCCTAGTCTCCTTTCTTCCTGATataaactatttaaaaaaaatctgatatGAAAGAACTGGACAGATGAATGGACATTCCCAGCAGTTATTTATAATGCCTTCACTTTTCTTCAGTGCAGATAAATGAAAGGAGACCAGTATAGGAATCcactttagactattgagatgtagCTTTATGCTCAGGGACATTCTTTGAAATCCAGGAATATAGACTGGATGATTGTTTAGCAACAAAATCGACGAGTGCGCAACTACTGTATGGAGCAAAACAGACAGGATTGGCTTAGATTGttcacaacatgtaaactatatttgaAAACATAAATGTGCAATGTGagcacttgtctctcaaataAATCGGTACaattgttggttagctagctagcaaatgttttgccatattagcattgaTATAAAAGCCGGCTGGTCGTTCATTCTATCGGTTCAGTTGCCAGAGACGCAACCCAGTTGCTaagtatttttgttctgtatctatggacgcgacccagttgtTTGTTCAAACTGTTTTATtgtcatactggctggcaacgtatttatcccttgcttgctagctagccaactacggctaacttacaatCACGTTCAAActgtgcagccagaataacagcaaagtagctgcatttgcatttgtttaagctgttttctagtgacatttatttggaaacATCCATAACAATGGGCTAATGATACACGATGACACCTGGGGCCTGTTGCACAAAACTAGGATAAGGGATTAAGCCAGGATATCTTGGTGATCCTGGCTCAATTGATCTGTAATCCGGTTGCACTAAAGATGGATAGGGGGCAGGAGGATATGTTATGGTATAAATTACCATGGAGATTTATTCTGTGGAGCTAGCCTGCTCCAGACCAGGCTAAATTCCAGGATCTATTTAATCTCATCCCTAATGTCAGTCAGCAGTCACCACAAATGGAAACCAATAGTTATTTCACTGCTCACTATACATTGTTATCACATAtaactagacccactgtcattatTTAAACGTTTGTGATCATTAATTTCAATGATTttggataaaaaaatatttttagatgTTGCTATCATTAGATAATTTACAGTTTCCCATAGACTATATATAAAATGATACGATATTAGGGCCacagaggggaaaaaaagacAAGTCATAATATTGTAACCAGTTGTTTTAAAGGAGGTCAGTTGTTAAAATGACAGATGCGGGGCATTTCGTGAAATTGTACTTCAGTATGGTTTCATAAACAAAGACATGCTGATGTGCCAGAATATTAAGTATCACATTGTCATAAGTATCAAAACTGTAAAAACAATATGTAGCTTTTCTGCAGAAAGAACCAGCCTCATAAATGTATGACTTTATCCTTTTTCTTCAGTGTGGCCCTAGTACTCTGTCATataaacaaatacacattccATATGAATATAAAAACACAATGTGTAACATTATGTTCCTTTATTGAATAAGGACAAAACAAAGCAGGTAAACCATCAGCTCCTTTCGAAACTGAAGTCACAGTGACTCTACAAGATGGAAAGCACAGAATCCAAGCATATTATACAAAATGATACATACACATTCAAAGGTGTAAATGCAGGACTAATCCATACACATCAACTGAACAGACAAATGAATGGATGCAGTAGCCTCCCTGCAGCCTTGTATTACACACAGTATACCGCACAAACATCATAAGAGGCCAAATTCGTAAAAAAACGAacccaaaaaaaaacaaattcctCTGCCACCGCAGGACATATTTAACCAAAATTGAAAGCACACATACTAACTAAAATAATTCAACACATATTGGTCCCTCAGCAGCCGACCACTGTCGTCATCAGGGAAGATTGCCGGATTGTCCCAGTCCATGGCTGGTGGCACTCTGGgggccctctccttcctcaggcaGGCCACATTGTGGAGGACAGCACAAGCCACAGTAATATCACATGCCCTAACAGGGCTGACCCTTAATTTGTGAAGGCAGTGAAAGCGTGCCTTCAGGAGGCCAAAGGTCATTTTAACTCTGGCCCAGGTCCTGGCATGGGCATGGTTGTAGGCCTGCTGTGCTTCCTGGGGGTCTGTGAAAGGTGTCAGGAGAAAAGGCTGGCAGCCATACCCCCTGTCTCCCAGCAACACACCAGAGAATTCACCTGTCAACACAAAatctcatcattactacctcataaacacagtgatattCTTGACACAGCCATGATGGTTATAAATAGGGGTTGTGTGGCTTACCTTGTGATAGGCACTGATAGATTTCAGAGGCCCGAAAGATTCTGGAGTCATGGACTGAGccaggccattttgccacaacattgctgATCACACAGTCAGCATTGAAGACCATCTGAAATCATAAGATGAGGAATATTACACCAATCAATGCACATCACTGGCAATGCAGAGTGTTCGTCAATGGACAATATCAAAAAGTTATGTTCACCTGAAcattaatgctgtgaaaggatttcCTATTCACAAAATCGGCCTCATGGGCACCCGAGGGGGCTTTTATCCTTATGTGTGTGCAGTCCACTGCACCGATGACATTGGGGAAACCTGTCACACAAAGTAATGAGTATCCTACTATGTGTTAACAGTTGTCCTGTAATTTGTAGATCCTCTTACCTGCAATCCTATAGAACTCCTCTTTGATGTCACAGAGTCTTCTGTGGCCAGGGAAGGAGATGAAGACATCTGCTAATGCTTTGATAGCCAGACACACACTCCTTATTGTGCGGCAAATTGTGGCCTTGTTCAGCTGTTCTGCATCCCCCACTGAGTACAGGAAGGCTCCACTAGCAAAAAAGCGCAAGGCCAGACAAACCATTTGCTCCACACTCAGTGCATGGCTCCGTGCAGTGCGGTGCTTAATCCTGGGACCCAGTAGTCTGCATAGATACCTGATGCCATCTGCAGAAAACCTGTATCTTTCATATAGATGGTCGTCAGGGAAGGCCAGTGGGTCCAACCGGTCCCTGAAGACCCTTTCTCGCCTGAAGGCTCTCCTCAGCACAAGTGCTTCTTCATCCACCATATCTCGCACGAATGGGCATGCCATTGTCAGAGCAGAAAGGAACACACAATTTTGGGCCTTCATATAGGCTAGTGGCCACACCTGGTGCTGGGGGGGTGGGCAAAAGAGGGCGATGCCTTATAACGATGACTTGGTTGTACTGATTGCtgggaaaataaaaaaaacctTAGAAAGATGCCACCGTCCTGTGTGCTCACAATAAGAGCTCATATGTCATGGCTCACTTGACTTTACGAGAATATACCTAATTTTTATTTTGAGCTGTGTCATCTTCTTGGAGCTGGGGGAGGAAATACAAATAATGATTAATACATTTGTGTTACAGTTAGCATACAGTGTACATTGAAGGCatatctcacctccctctctctctttttttatttCAAGGTCCAGTTTCCTAATTGTCCTCTTTTTTATTTCGGACTCCAGTGCAAGATTTTCCATCTTTTTCTTCTTGTACTGAATGTCTATGTCTGCCATTTCTATTTGGCGCCGGAGGTGGTTGCCATACAACTTTCTGATAGCTTGTGAGCTCTGTGAACACAATACAATTAGCGCAGCTGGAATTTGGCAGGATGTGGTGTCCTTTTATTAATACGCACTATGTGGCCAGGCTGGTTTTCCCACTGTATTGCATCTGGGTCCTGTAAAAGAAATTAGATTTTTTGATTTTGATGAGGACTCCTCACCATTGTAGAGTAAATAGTACTTTCACAGTCTTACCATGATACCTCATGCCTTCTGGAATCCAGAGAGatggtctcctcctcctcatcatcgtCTCCATCatgtgctgttgctgctgcactGGGGCCTTCACCCTATCACATTTAATCGGATTCATATTGAAGCTAGTAGACAAGACATGCCAGGCCTACAGTATGCCTTTGATGGAGTACTCACTGGATCAGCATCGTCTGGTGCTTGTGCTGGTGGCTCTAACAGGAACACAGTGCTACCAGACACTGCAAGGCAATAGGTAAACCAAAGTCAGACAGTCCAAATTGATTCAATATGAATGTGGTTGTATCCCATGTAGAGATGGAAGGACATACCTTGAATGAAGCGGGTGGCATCTTGGGAGGAACCTATGCTCGTCTCTTTCCCCCCAGGGATCCCCTCTAAGACGGGCCTGCCTTTATTTAGCTCCAAGGCCATGTCCTCTGCTGGGGTAAGGTCAGCCTTTGGTGACCCACCACCCGTGCCTTGTCTGTGGGTATTCTTTTTCACTGCTAAAACAGTACAGACAATGTGTGAGCAGGCACCTTCTGGGTACAATATATGCTTGTGCTTTGTTAAATATTAGTCAGGGACCATACCATTCTGCAGAATGttcttgtatttgattttgacctGCTGCCATGTCCGTTTTGGCCCGTTCATgtttaatctacacacacacacacacatttaatggaGTCACACTGCAAAAAAATACTTggtatttttgtcttgttttcagtaaAAATATCACAAAAAAAAACGTAAATAAAGATGTATTTTCTTGATTTGCTAAATGACCTAGCAAAATAAGTATAGTTtagacaaaaaatataaactttaAGTAAATGTGTGCTTAAAACAAGCAAATAAAAAATCTGTCAATATAATAAAAATTCTCTTGAAATAAGTTTACTTTTTCCATAAACACTTAATTTTAGAAAAGTTCTCGTTTCACTGGCAGATTTTTTTGCTTATTTTCCTAGGTAATTTTGCTCAAGAAAATATTCAAGatgttttttagatattttttttttactgaaaacaagacaaaaatactAAGTAAGAAAGACATTTCTGCAGTGCAGTGAGCAACCGACCTTGGGTCCTTTGAAAGGCGCTATATAAattaaagtgattattattatagctcatctatttattcaattaaatttgatttatatagcacttttcaCAATTGTTTCATTCTGTCAAAGCAGCTTTACATTAATgaaagcaggagaaacacaaaaaAAACGGTGGACAACATAAGAAGCAGAGTACAACGGCTAAGATTAAACCGTACTGAGCGTAGTAACGTTAAATAATAATGTAAGGCTTTAATAATAGTTTATCATAGCTTTATACAGTGTGATGGACTTACTTTACACAATTTCACTCATATTTgcagtgcatttcaattaaaaattaAACCGTTTCATAATTACAGTACAACTGCGTTTTTGGAGATGTGAATTAAATATTTGAATTGTAATTGTGATGTTTCAGCGGAGCGGTGAGTGTGTAATTGTGCACTACTTACGCATTCAGGCGGTCTGCAATACTTTGCCACGCTTTTTCTCTTTGCTTTATCATTGTGGCGGTGTTGCCTTTCTTCTTAATTATATCTTTTACCTCCTCGTATGCCTCCATGAGGATTTGTGCTTCCGACGGGGAAAAGTACGCGGCTCTAGTTGCCATGGTAAATCAGTTAATCTGTGATCTGTGGCGGGGTCTATTCGAGTGAGCCGTGAGCGCGCACCTATCCAGGATTGGTTTCACCTGGCTTAATGAATCCGTGTCTGCTCATCCTGGCTTGGTCTTTGTGCAACCAATTAAGCCTGGACGCACATGTTTTGGCTTCATTGAGCTCAGCTGAGTCATTTATCCCGGATGTCTTAATTCTACTTTTGTGCAACAGGCCCCTGACATAGACAATGTGCTCTTTCatcactgttgttcagaggagctagccaacaacacagctaacaaaatcacttcaaactgaagctcgaaagactgcaaactagctgcatttcTTCTAAAatgtctttgtatatatccataaaaaaatTGCTGATTCATGATGTTGGATTCTAGCTGGAAATATACTTACTATACTAGAAGTTAATGATTACattggtggcaggtagcctactggttagagcgttggactagtaaccgaaaggaagatcaaatccctgagctgacaagataaaaatctgtcttctggacaaggcagttaactcactgttcctaggccgtcattgaaaataagattttgtacttaactgacttgcctagttaaataaaggtaaaataaagtaTAAGGAATGTATATGTTGgggtcaatggagggtggataaGAACTTATAATTTCTTAGGGATCCCCAacgcagtagctactcttcctggggtccaaacacattaaagcACTTACAGTACATATAAAACAGTACACTACATATTTACAAtgcaaaatgtataataccaccatacaacaatattacaatgatgcgtgtgtctgtaccttttgtttgtgtctcttcacagtccccgctgttccataaggtgcatTTTTACCTGTTTTTAGAACAATTTGATTtcactgcttgcatcagttacctgatgtggaaaagagttccatgtagtcatggctctatgtagtactgtgtgcctcccatagtctgctcTGGAcatggggattgtgaagagacctctggtggcatgtcttgtggggtatgcataggTGTTCAAGCTGTGTGCTAGTCGTTTAAAGAGACTGCtcggtacattcagcttgtcaacacttcttacaaaaacaggTAGTGATGACGTCAATCTCTCTtacactttgagccatgagagattgacatgcatatcattaatgCTAGCTCTCagtgtacttttaagggccagccgtgctgccctgttctgagccaactgcaattttcctaagttcctctttgtggcacctgaccacattaCAGAAGTCTAGGTACTACAaaactggggcctgtaggacctgccttgttgacagtgttgttaagaaggcagagaagCTCTTTtttttatggacagacttctccccatcttagctacttttgtatcaatatgttttgaccatgacagtttacaatccagggttactacaagcagtttagtcacaattttttccagaagtttactaaagggttggtaacaggctatTTGAGTCAGTAAATGGGGCTTTACtattgggtagcggaatgactttttaTTTCCTctaggcctgagggaacacactttctAGTATACTTGTGGCAAAATTGTCCGCTATTATCGTCAGTAATTTTACATCAAGACCCCCAGTGGCTTATTGTTGATAGACAATTATTTCACCTCTTCAACACACTGAATTCAAAAGCACAACACttatctttcataatttggtcagatatacttggatatgtagtgtcagcatttgttgctgggATGTCATTCCTAAGTTTgataatcttgccaatgaaaaactAATTAAAGTAGTTGGTGTAATGAACacgaagggagacagaga
Encoded here:
- the LOC123991537 gene encoding uncharacterized protein LOC123991537 isoform X1, producing the protein MKAQNCVFLSALTMACPFVRDMVDEEALVLRRAFRRERVFRDRLDPLAFPDDHLYERYRFSADGIRYLCRLLGPRIKHRTARSHALSVEQMVCLALRFFASGAFLYSVGDAEQLNKATICRTIRSVCLAIKALADVFISFPGHRRLCDIKEEFYRIAAMLWQNGLAQSMTPESFGPLKSISAYHKVNSLVCCWETGGMAASLFS
- the LOC123991537 gene encoding putative nuclease HARBI1 isoform X2 produces the protein MKAQNCVFLSALTMACPFVRDMVDEEALVLRRAFRRERVFRDRLDPLAFPDDHLYERYRFSADGIRYLCRLLGPRIKHRTARSHALSVEQMVCLALRFFASGAFLYSVGDAEQLNKATICRTIRSVCLAIKALADVFISFPGHRRLCDIKEEFYRIAGFPNVIGAVDCTHIRIKAPSGAHEADFVNRKSFHSINVQVNITF
- the LOC123991551 gene encoding uncharacterized protein LOC123991551 isoform X2, which gives rise to MPVKKNTHRQGTGGGSPKADLTPAEDMALELNKGRPVLEGIPGGKETSIGSSQDATRFIQVSGSTVFLLEPPAQAPDDADPGEGPSAAATAHDGDDDEEEETISLDSRRHEDPDAIQWENQPGHIVRINKRTPHPAKFQLR
- the LOC123991551 gene encoding uncharacterized protein LOC123991551 isoform X1, whose translation is MATRAAYFSPSEAQILMEAYEEVKDIIKKKGNTATMIKQREKAWQSIADRLNALNMNGPKRTWQQVKIKYKNILQNAVKKNTHRQGTGGGSPKADLTPAEDMALELNKGRPVLEGIPGGKETSIGSSQDATRFIQVSGSTVFLLEPPAQAPDDADPGEGPSAAATAHDGDDDEEEETISLDSRRHEDPDAIQWENQPGHIVRINKRTPHPAKFQLR